Within Solea solea chromosome 1, fSolSol10.1, whole genome shotgun sequence, the genomic segment CGCCCATTCTTTTTCACTTACTTTTATAGCACCACCTATAAGCGACAGGAAGTACACCTTCAGTAACAAACCCTCATTTACATGAAGCTTTCAGGGTGTATACAGTATTTGCTAAACTCTggcctcccctccctccctctctccctctctctctagcGCCACACGATGGCCATTTTGGTCCGTTCACACCCCGACGTGTGTGGCcctagtttttttctttgtctttcattcaCGTGGATCCatgttcttctgtgtttcttgtgtttcttgtgtttcgTGGTCTCCAGGTCTGGTACATGGACAGCTACACCAACAACAAGATCGTAAAAGAGTTCAAATCCATGGCTGACTTTGTGGCAGGAGTGGAGTCGAGAACATACAACCTGCCTTTCAAGTGGGCTGGGACCAACCACGTGGTGTACAACGGCTCTCTGTACTACAACAAGATGCAGAGCAACATCGTGGTGAGGTACAGCTTTGAGACGGGCCGCGTGGTCACGCAGAGAGCGCTGGAGTCGGCAGGATTCCACAACGTTTATCCCTACACGTGGGGAGGCTTCTCAGACATCGACCTGATGGCGGACGAGCTGGGCCTGTGGGCCGTGTACGCCACCAACCAGAACGCTGGGAACATTGTCATCAGCCAGCTGAACCCTGACACGCTCCAAGTCCTTAACACCTGGAACACAGAGTACTCAAAGAGGAACGCCGGCGAGTCTTTTATGATCTGCGGGACACTCTACATCACTAACTCCCACCTGACTGGCGCCAAGGTGTACTACGCGTACTCCACTAAAACCTCCTCTTATGAGTACACAGACATCCCCTTTCATAACCAGTACTTCCACATGTCTATGTTGGACTACAATGCCAGGGACCGCAGCCTCTACGGCTGGAACAACGGACACCAGGTCCTTTTCAACGTCACACTTTTccacatcattaaaactgacgATGACTCTTAAGAGGCGGGACACTAGAGAGTGGAGAAAACAGCTAAATTAATCTGAATATAAATCCATGTTCAGATGAAATGATCAGCTTTTTGGTGAattgttcatttattcatcagtttgtcgtcattttatacACATTTCTTTGATGCTTTGATGCTTCGATTGCTCACATGATATGCTCACATCAACATATGCAGGTAACACGTTGTGGATGAAATAATGTCACTTAACAACGGTTCAGAAATCCTGAAATGCCATTGATTGTTTTCTCCTAAAAAAACAGAAGCTTTTGTGAAGTCAAGTTATATTTAATTCAGCATTGCATATATTCATGTCCTctaatttgttatttattccCACCATTTTGTTCACTAattgttcatttctttttccttctgtttccatgtgcaCTTCATCAGCTGCTAATTTATTCCTGCCTTTCTATACCACCACTTTGCTTTCAATTTCTCTTTGCACTTCCCTTTCTTCTGTCCTCTTGACCTTGTACATGACATGAGAAATCAGTTGAACCATAATGAACCCGTGTCGTGATTGTACTTGGCTTTTTTCGTGCAAGGTCATGGAATATCTGAAAGTACAGAGTCCAAACCCGCTTTCCTTTCACTTAGTACTTTGAGATATTAGCTTTTTTGTAACTTAAGCAACAGTTTGTATGCCTTATTCAGTGCAGTATGTACTTTAAGACCAAGGAAAAGAGCTCTTGTGCATGAATGTTGGCATTTTTACAGtcagtgtacatgtgtgtattcTGTATTTGCACAACatcccactctcctcctctccagctATGGTAAAGATCCATTTCTACAGTCAGCAGGTTATAGATCACTTTAATAAACATCTGTTTGTGTAAATAAGAAGTAATACataaccaaaataaaagcattgttTTCATTAAAGCAGCGCCtccatgtgcatttgtgtttcccTGATGATGAATTGTCTTGTTTAAGACGCTCATCTGCATCTTAAAGGAAAGGCTGAATGAGTCAGAGGTGAGGTAATGCTGCGCTACACTTTCATTCCTTCATAGACGTGAGTGCAATAATGACTTTCTGCCAAAAACATGAGAGTTACTTCTCCGTCCTCTAAAGTGACTTCTTTCTCATTTCCTGCACTACTTTATGCCAAATTCACATCACAGCCGCTCTCTGTCAGAGCTTTTAGCACATTTAAAGATTCATGATTTGTTTACAGTCAGTCAGAGAGAAGCACAGCATCCAAAGATGCTTTGGTTTGTGGCTTGAATTGATTGCTTTTCACCACAGTTTCTGCACCTCTTTCACCTCTAGTACACAGTATTGATTGACCCTGTGTTGCATATTCCTCTACTGTACGTACAGTGAAGCAATGAAAACACCATCATgttatttattaacttaaatcacagagagaagacaaggctttaaatgcaaatgcagctttatttttaacaaatttcatACACGTGCTTTACATAAGACAAAATAACAGTTCAAAGTTTGAAACattcaaatttcacaattttaaGTGAAGCATAAAATATGACAATAACTTAAAATGATGAACAGTGTAATAAAAGATTAAAGAGGTCAATCATAGGCATATGAGCAGATAAATGTTTTAACCTAGATTTAAATGCATATTggtttaaaatggctgccatttTTACAACAGgtaaaaagcaagaaaaaaaaaggaggagttACATTTAACACCAGCCCCTGAAATACAAGTTAaaagatgtatatatatgtttatttctgtaGATAATACACTGAAAGAAATAATCAgataacaacacaacatgtttcTTCATGTGAAACcagttttttatttgcaatAGTTTGGACATTTTGGGCCATTGTTGACTCTCTGCTGATAATCAATAGATATTCAGTGTCATGTCAACAGATAACGTTCCCAACTGTGATTATACTTTAATCAATAAGATGATCCTGACAcacatttattgattgatttttaacTAATCATCAGATAAGCAACTGATTGTCAACGTTTTTATGATTGTACAATAAACACATCACCAACACATAATAGACTAGGAATTGATTCATGTTAACATGATGCTGACAGACTAATCAGGAGTAGATAGTCAACTAATAAGATGCTGTTACacaacaatcaacaatcaaTAATCTCACTGACTTTGGATCATTGACTTCATATGTGAACAGTTAGAAGTTGTGTGTAAACAGCAAATAGATGTTTTGCACTAAGAATAAGGAAAGTACAAGCTTCATCATTTTGTTGACAAATCTGATGCAATTACATACTTTGACTTAAATAGTACATTTATGTTACtgatgtgttttattaaatatgtaaatatgtcaataaaAAGTCAGTTGTTTGTTTCCTTTAGTGTCATGCAGTGACACCTGATGACAGTGTAAATGTATCTGAGCAGATACGGATTGTCTAAATGCGATTGCTGCTGCAGGTACCTAATAATCAGTTTTAgtacgatatatatatataaatacaaataaaaagtgttttcttttcctcagtCATGAGATGTAAGAGGAGACATAAATAGGTGCGAGCTCATATAACAGATAATAAACACAAGGTCCATTAACTGCAGGCAGCCAGACTCATAAATACGTTTGTTAATGACGGACTAACCtccagtgaatgtgtgtgaataaaacgcaacaagaaaagaaaattagcTGTGACTGTCAAAACAAATCCTTATGTTGTCATTTAAAACCTGTGCTTTAGCTAATGTTACGCtaacagtgtgtaactttgacATGTAAACAAACCCCTGCTGAATGACCTCACACGATGCTGATTCAGTCAATAAAGTAAGGTTTAGATATATtgttcccacactgcacacaggaagtgtttacCTTCAAAGTCTGCAGAGGAGAAACGTGTGTGTGGTAACACAACATGGCCAgtttttttactaaataaacATTCTACTTTTACTCTTTGTTACTCGCTCCTACCGaataaaaatcagaagaagagttgttgaacagttttacagttttcacccatccacacccattcactcactcattttctatcacacatcattGATACCATTCACAAGCGGGACATTCAGaggggttttgtggtttctcaaGAAACAATCCGACTGATAATTAAGATTTTGGATCCAGAAGGAGTCGAGGTCCGGCGAGCACGGCGTCTCTGTCCACCTAAAGACGTCCCAGCGTCTTGGATTATCATATGGATTCATATGATAATCTAGAGAAACCACAAACCCCTGTGAATGGCCCGCTGATGCATCCACCGATAACCCTGCAGTCGACCAGTTCCAGTTATTTccccctccacaaaagcagcgattggttctttctgtggaaaagttgtgttttcttgCATTTTCTCTCCTGGTTTGTGAAACTTATTTTAAAGTACAATTCCACGAAATGCTCCACGGATCTCATTAAAACAACTCTCCTctaacaacaggttagaatattacgatttgtgtttttttcgtgtttttttacctcaatgtggccctaatactctgttGTAGGTTAATTagaattattaaaattaaaaaatccaccaaaattttttatttttttcagatatGATGAGTTGTCATCTATGTCTGTTTCTCAAACTGGTTCATTGAAGCCAAAGTAACAGGGTGTTAAGATTAGGGATAATACTTGTCTTGTTCAGTGGATTTATGTTGCTAGGTAACACCTTGAAATTTCCTGTCAACTTGTGACATCAACGAGCCACAAtaggaaatgaaaacagaccAATTAAGGCAgcagaatgtgaatgtgtgtacagAAATGAAACACACTGCAACCATTACACGCCAATGACCAACAACATGAACAGTCACAACATCATATGTTCAGCTTTTACAGCACAAAAGGATTGTATGTTGAAATCCTCTTAAAAATGCCATAATAACATGTAGAGAGGGGAGTTACAACGCTGTGTTACTGTAGCTCTGTTAAAATCATAATATGAATATTAACACATTCATACAATCACAAAATACAGACACATTTCTTATctgaaaaacatcaatattcaAAACATCTTTTCCTAAGAAGTCATTTCCTTTGCCATTTTCCAACCTGACGGGGTGAAAATGGTGCTTCTAGAAAAcgtgttgtggtgtttttcttatGCAATCAAGGCACGTTGGATGTCGGTGGAAAACAGTTTGAGTCCCAGACTGATGTCACTCAGACTTGTCAAACGTGGAGATTGAAGTCATTACAGTTAACAGCTGCTGGTGGAAGGAAACACACTGACTTGACTTTAAAATGGCTCTTTTCTGTTTCTCCTCCCTGCACAGGTCACACTTGATCACTGATTGTGAACATGGACGCAGTTCTCTGATTGACTGATATTGTTGCAGATGcagacgtttgtttttttacagatttgtaGATATTGTGTGTAAAATCCCAATAATTCAAAAGTAaggtattcattcatttattcagctCATGTGGTGCTTTTAGTTTACTGAACGTTAATCTGCCAAAGTTATTGTGCATAAAGCAGTGAGACGCAGACCTgtcaatattaatatataataataacaaccttAAAtctataatgaaaatgtgagtaTGACGTGTAACAGCTCAATATTCCCACATGTTAAATTTCACAATCACTGGGtctatggttctcaaactgtggtaggTGTACCACCAATAGTACGCAAGCTTCCCCTGGCGGTACTCGGAGGCTTTAGTGAAAGGACACGCGAGACATTGCACCCAAAATGAACCCAAGGTATCATGGGCCACAGGAACTTTAACAGTTGAACCTCACGTAAGATTTCATGCACGAGTCACAACAGTGAGAATCATCACTTGCCTGTGAAAGTGAATGTGGAACAAAAAGACTTCTTCTTGATATAAGAAACATTTACACTCCTCATTTCCCCCAAAAACATCGCTGCATAACAATTACTGACAAAATCGTGTTAATAAAAATGAACCCCAAGAGGTTATGGATGACCAGAGCTACTGTCAACAATGGTCTGTCCAACAAAACTGAATTATGGAGAATTATTGTTTCAGATTGTTCTGGATTGATTTGAACTTCGGTAAGAGACGTaaaaagcaaagagagagagaaagtgtgtgtgtgtgtgtgtgtggccgcACTTTGCAATCATCCCTTATTTGTGTGCAGTGCAAATATGAGGGTTTGACTCTGAATGAATGGGCTCAATAAAGCTGTCACAGCAGACTCAGGTTACAAGGATTCATCCTTTTTATGGTGTTGACTTTGACATCAGTGTTCTCACGCGTGACGACGTTACTAAACTGTGAAACTGCCaagaattatatttaaaaacacacttccacattttgtgtttccactagccaAGCAGCAGGCTCCACCCTCACCTTCCTGTGAACGGTTACCACGGCAACCATGGTAGTGGTCAATAGTATGATTGCAGGAATAGCATGCAGCAGGCTTCCACCCGTCTCACTGAGCGTGCGTGTATtccatcctgtgtgtgtgtatggcactaagctgtgtgtgcatgtgtgtgcatgtgcgtgcgtgtgtgtgtgtgtttgtgttgataagCAGACAGATCTCGTCCTTTGGTTAACATTGACCCATTGTCCCTCACTCTTTCTGAAGAGACATGTCACACAACTGTTCCTGGGAACCGAGCTCAGCCAGTTTACCTGCCTTGCTGTttccctgacctttgaccttcccaATATATATTTCCCCATCACATATCCCTCCTCTCACAAAAGTTATTTCTAAatagtttttattcatttttttattgtttttatttttatttctccaattcttacagttaaatgtttgtttcatgtaacACACATTGAGTtgcctttgtgtatgaaatgcgctatataaataaagctgcccTGCCTTGCCCTGCCTTGCCCTGCCTTGCCCTGCCTTGCCCTGCCTTGCCCTGCCTTGCCCTGCCTTGCCCTGCCTTGCCCTGCCTTGCCCTGCCTTGCCCTGCCTTGCCCTGCCTTGCCCTGccttgcaaaaataaataaatcacataatgGCAGCAGATGAcacttaaatattaaatataaatataaataaatattgcatttgttGCACAACAGATCAAGTGTATTATGGAATATTACACGGGTGATTGTACAAAGGTAAATGAGACACTTTGTGAAGAACATAAATGAGTTTGTttagattgttgttgttgttgtttatatgaatataaaagcaGCAGAGTCGACACCACTTACAGTAATTTAAATTCATTACATTCATTCACGATGGACGATAAAGACAGTCATCGGATCGTGGCCAAGACAATCAGGATGTGAAGTCCCACAGCTGTCAGGACAGGTAAACACCAGGATGTGAGTCTGACGGCTGAGCATGCTGCAGCATAGATGAACAGGTTCCTCTTCCACAGCTCAAGCCTTGGAGAGCGATTGGTGCCTCCAAGTCCTTGGTGTCCAACTGTAAAATCGATTATGGACGTATTCAAGTACCTTTTCATGACTTtcacctaaatgttaaatctactTGACACTGACTGAAGTGAACTGGAGGTgtgatgcatttgtgtgtgtgacggtcTTGCAGaaaacgtcttgtttttttttttttgctgcatcgGTCACTGACATTTCTGGATTTCTGGTTTAAATTGAGAATCTTATACTGTATTCTTAGTGATCCGGATGTCAGACTGGTCATAGTAGCCATATATTACTTATGCTCTGTGACAGCCAGAAACAAACATCTATGATTTATTATCCTCCAGataatgtaaataaaggttTGCCTTCCTAAAACAAGCATATTTCATGATCAAGTTTTtgataaaaaacacaaagcaatcTGTCTTCATGACAACGGTGTCAACAGGGATGAATCATTTATGAGTGTATGCTAGCAGGGAAATGTTGGTCCCAGTTCTAGGTCCAATGCAtaagatttagtgacatctaatggtgagactgttgCGTTGGCCTCACTATGGTGGCCTGCACATAACTCTCCTGCTCTCTCAGTcatttcttccttcttcttcattgGTTTATGTATCAGCTGTTTCTTCATTTGAATATCCACGAAACAAAACAATCCGAGTAAGATTGCGAGTACACGACGCTGTAGTACAGAGTACACAACGCTGTAGTACAGAGTACACGACGCTGTAGTACAGAGTACATGCCAGCTGTAAGGAGACGTTGTGCATGTGCATAAAGCATATGCACTgtgtacaaacttttttttaaataaagttttatttgatTGAGAACACATTACAATACAATCACAAAAGtgttaattaatgttatttgttgatccaggtgtaAATCTTacacagtttagtgtaaagtattgaaattataaatGTTGTTTCTACTgtcaccagctactgcattcaagtTTTTTTCACACAGTGGGATCACTTTGTATATTTCAGTAATGCGAGGGACGGAAGTCGTCATATTTTGGCCTATAGATAGAACAAATGGAcattttcaccatcaaccatggCAAAGCATTGTTGCATTGTTGttctctgcagagaagaaaccactgtggtgtgtgtggacacaacTGAGTGAGTTTCTCTGTTGTCTTTGGGAGCTCTGTATGGATGAGCACCACTTCCATAATTTTGCATGACAAACAGACGCCCCGCAGCTGGGATGAAACACCTGTGGTTGAATCACTTCAGGAAATTCTGTCCTGGTCATGATACGAGCTCGCTGTTCGTCATATGAAAGTTTCCACATGGAAACATCCATACAGCGCTCCCAAATATACGGTGAAGATCGCCTACTGTCCGACTCCGGGTGACGGGTGGTGGTGTTGAAAAACCACACATGACAGCAGTCTCTTCTCTGCACACGTTTCCACAAAAGCTGGAACTTGTGTCACAGAGCTCTGGGTGTCCACACTTGATAAGAAATTGATATGTTTCTCCTCCATTTTTCCTCCAGTCTGGCCGCTGGCAGGTACGTGACATCATCTGGACAAACTCAACACTGATTGGCTATCGCCAAAGATGAACATTTTATCTCTCTCCAAGCTTACAATCCTGTTATGTCATTGTTACTCTAATGAGAGATGTAGTCTTCTTTATAAAGAATAGAAGTTGACAGTGATCTGCAACAAGCCACAGTAGATGTGATGGCCAACAGTGCTCGGCTAACTGTTACTAGGTATACGTGACATCACCTCCATTACATTACACTGCCACCATAATgtgaaccagaaaaaaaaagatgttccCTATTTCTTGAATTTTGGGGTTAAATGTATGataatttgaaatatttcatgtaTTATTACCTGATTAAATTTGACCAGAACACAATAGGAGGATTGAAGTGAACAGAATGTAGAGCTGTGGAACAGAGAACCTGGAAACATAGATTCTCTCCCTCCGTCACACTCAGCTCTTGCTGCTGGTTAGGTCGGACAAATTTGCTGTCAGCTCGCTCCACATTAAGACAGATTGAAGCAGAGTGTGGACGGCTATTTCTAAAAGCTGTCACTCAGCAACTATTGTGGATCTTGTTTGACTGCTGCAGCCTCTCTAATCAGCCTGGGCGACGTAGAggtacatgtgtttgtttgtataaataCCTCCAAGACATCGTGCTCTGAACATACACATTCTCCACTCTAAacctctttttgttttcttctaatggtgtgaaataaaatcaatgtttctTATCTTCATGGTTTAGCTGACTTATTTGCATTTCCTGTGTCAAATACAGCTTACAATATAGCAAGTGCATGgtaacaacagtgtgtgtgtgtgtgtgtgtgtgtgtgtgtgtgtgactcactgaTTgtgaagctctctctctctcttatcaaACCCTTGTTGTGTGTGAACTTTTTTGAGGCTACATTCAGATGATCAATTCCAATTCATCACGGATGagattaaaatattacattctTTATCTAACTTTTGTGTGATTATGACTGTTCTCTTAAATGACATGCATGCACATGTTGGTAACTATTTACATAAAACAGACCATGTCATATTTGAAGGAGCAGTCAGTATTGAATTTAGAGAAATGGAAACTACAACTGTGAATTTGTGGGTTACATTTAGCCCCAGAGGACGATTCTCTCCATCATTATTGTTTGGCTTTGCTGTTGCTGCTACAACTTAAAATGAAGTTTCAATTTAATTTTGattgtgaaaagttaaaaattGATGGAAAGAGTTTGGTTAAATAGTTAAAGGTATTTGTCATCTAAACAATGGAAACATATTATgattaaaatcctgaaaataaatacattaatacaATTGGATACACCTGTGTGTGAAATTCCAttcaatgttttaaaaacaaaagtgttaagAATTTGGGCTCCGGCTCTCCTCGCCTCACCTCAGTGCCGCACGACGCGGCAAGGTTTACGTTGcatcaacatgggcggagtcatcaacAGACAGTGTCGTCACTGGTAGAGTCACGAGAGCGATGAACGACACAAGACGGAACGGAACGGAACAATGACGTAAactcaaatgtctaaaatctcaacatttaacagaggagtctggtgtatttagcgacagcactttaaaataaatggtttgtatttacagtatatagcacttttctggtcttgatgacctTTCAAAGCTGCTGTACTATAcagtttgccattcacccattcactcacacttacatacagctatgtgcagcacattttgtatcactcatctttcatacccactttcattctcacacactgccggcacagctaccactgagctaccatcgcCCCATAGTAATggtaaaccaaaccaaaccgtgtagagtagagtcgagccgtgccgtgccaacTTTGACAATCATGTGCACTCAGCACTGAAAAGAGAAAACCAGACatgagtcacttcagcctggtaatctgaatgcagccttttccctccctctcaaCTTTCAGTGAAtatgtgctgacacagcagTCCACAAACAGCCAACCCCTGCAGCTATGACTTCTCTTTAACTCTTGTTGTGAACGCTATTGCTGATCATCCTGTGAACAAGTGTCAGGTCAGCAGTCTTGTTGTTCTGTGTGCTAACCTAACCCGAGAGATACACAATGAATAGCAATggaaatattttaatattgttagTTTCTGCCGACAAAGATGGAATATAACATTTacctttgtttactttttaaacatttgtgcaACGCTCAAGAGCCAGGGAACGATCACCACTGCAGACAtgcagcagcacaacaacaacaacaacaacaacaacaacatggcacCAGTGAGAACTTAACTTTGAGCTACATAGCTGTGGCAGCATGAAGGTCACATTTCCATAAGAGCATTTTACTGTGACTGTTATTCAGTGCCAAAAAACATGGTGTAAGACATAGAAACAATAATAGAGCTAAACTGTGCTTGCACTACAATATTTTGAGATACATTTTATTAGCTTTGTGGAGTGATGGAAGTGGAAGGGCGAGTCGCCTTTCAATTTGAAGGCTGTGGGTTAACTTCTGCCTTGTCAAAGGACACATCGTTGACCCCACATTGCtctgaatgggtatgaaagaaaATGCTCTACACATATGGGCTGTATAGTATTTAAATAGTATTTATAAGTTtgcttacatttatttaaataatcacaTGTTAGTTTGAGTTTCtttgcatattttattcatttgataTTGGTTGATCACATGGAtgcgttctgcacatgcaccaacatttcctccccggtctttgacccagaagtggAAGGAGACAACATATAAACCGCAGTACTGTTGCCAGCGGcgaccacaagagccatgctcggTCTAATTTATATCCCAATTACATGCACACAATGATGTACAGCAGGtataaaacatacagaaccacgattgcctgtcttagttgAACTGTGGCTTTAGTTCGGTtcaactgtgcatgtaaacatgagTGCCTccctcatgtttcagagaagcGGGGTTAATTCCTTGACCTAaagttctctttcaacatttgtttacattacattacatgtcatttagcagacgcttttatccaaagccactcCACTCAATGGagttgagtacaatcagccaggagtggagttgaacttgcgaccattgtgaccatgatgtctttcacacacagggtaccggtcttaaccaatgagccactccaccccatttGTTTCTCGTCACTCATGTATGTTTCAAAGATAACAATTCCTTTGCCTGAGGTTAattagtgtgttagtgtgttactCAGGTTGCTGTGATTCTGTAATACTATCACCTTCCCTGAATTAGCCCTGATGTAAAATGCATCGCTTTGttaccacagacacaaaagcaAAATGTCATGTGCAGGTGATGGTGGCTtgatcagcat encodes:
- the LOC131449666 gene encoding noelin-3-like isoform X2, translating into MDTGGRMWSLSAVLNPLLFLLLFGYCPTVTIRPKEGWQVYSSAQDADGRCVCTVVAPEQNLCSRDAKGRQLRQLLEKELKGKMESLQPLIPVLEQYKTDTKLIAQFKEEIRNLSGVLMSIQEEMGAFDYEELQQRVLSLENRLRNCMNKLTCGKLMKITGPTTVKTSGTRFGAWMTDPQASLKNNRVWYMDSYTNNKIVKEFKSMADFVAGVESRTYNLPFKWAGTNHVVYNGSLYYNKMQSNIVVRYSFETGRVVTQRALESAGFHNVYPYTWGGFSDIDLMADELGLWAVYATNQNAGNIVISQLNPDTLQVLNTWNTEYSKRNAGESFMICGTLYITNSHLTGAKVYYAYSTKTSSYEYTDIPFHNQYFHMSMLDYNARDRSLYGWNNGHQVLFNVTLFHIIKTDDDS